A genomic region of Colletotrichum destructivum chromosome 5, complete sequence contains the following coding sequences:
- a CDS encoding Putative D-isomer specific 2-hydroxyacid dehydrogenase, catalytic domain, ACT-like protein encodes MAPSAIEKITSTVPSLSSNRLRILVPEKVSSDGLALFQAKYEVDNRTGLSPEDLVDAIPNYHALIVRSETKVNAAVLAAGKKLRVVARAGVGVDNIDVDAATSQGIIVVNSPSGNILAAAEHTIALLLATARNVGRADTTMKEGKWERSKLVGVEVGSKTLGIIGLGKVGMKVARMAIGLGMTVKAVDPYASAEIAGQANVELVPDLEDLLPVVDFLTIHTPLMASTLDLLKENEFQKMKRTARVLNVARGGVYNEAALLRALDEGWIAGAGLDVFTSEPVKVDSIAAQLARHPQVVATPHLGASTVEAQENVSMDVCTQVAEILRGGLPTAAVNAPLIMPEEYRKLQPFVRLIEKMGGLYTQHFVGGRGGMVGGRKFELIYQGDLAGTSNTRPLFAALVKGLVSSISDSGGRDVNIVNASLTARQKGIIISETHSGEAKDAAYASMVTLRSHGEDGEQVIEGYVSGQSIYISKLDRFSATFQPQGTMLVLHNYDEPGKIGGVGMVLGRHGINITFMQVASLDGEEKKAEGGNEALMILGVRGEIGGEVVDDLQQAEGILNVSLVRL; translated from the coding sequence ATGGCTCCCTCTGCAATCGAAAAGATCACTTCGACGGTGCCGTCCTTGTCTTCCAACAGACTCCGGATTCTCGTACCTGAGAAGGTCTCTTCGGACGGTCTTGCCCTTTTTCAGGCCAAGTACGAGGTGGACAATCGTACCGGTCTGTCCCCCGAagatctcgtcgacgccatccccAACTATCATGCGCTGATAGTGCGATCCGAGACGAAGGTGAATGCGGCTGTGCTTGCGGCTGGCAAAAAGCTCCGCGTCGTGGCACGAGCTGGTGTGGGCGTGGacaacatcgacgtcgacgcaGCCACTAGCCAAGGCATCATTGTCGTCAACTCACCCTCTGGTAACATCCTTGCGGCTGCCGAGCACACAATCGCACTCCTCCTCGCCACGGCACGCAACGTCGGCCGTGCAGATACCACGATGAAGGAGGGGAAGTGGGAAAGGAGCAAGCTCGTTGGCGTCGAAGTTGGCAGCAAGACGCTCGGTATCATCGGGTTGGGCAAGGTAGGGATGAAGGTTGCTCGGATGGCCATCGGTCTCGGTATGACGGTGAAGGCGGTTGATCCATATGCCAGCGCAGAGATCGCCGGCCAAGCAAACGTTGAGCTTGTGCCCGATCTCGAGGACCTGCTGCCAGTTGTGGACTTTCTGACCATACATACTCCGCTGATGGCAAGTACGCTGGATCTGCTGAAGGAGAATGAATTCCAAAAGATGAAGAGGACTGCCAGGGTCTTGAACGTTGCGCGAGGCGGTGTTTATAACGAAGCTGCCCTTCTCCGTGCCTTGGATGAGGGATGGATTGCCGGAGCTGGTCTCGATGTCTTCACCTCGGAGCCCGTCAAAGTCGACTCGATCGCCGCTCAACTAGCCCGACATCCCCAGGTGGTGGCTACGCCGCACTTGGGCGCGTCAACGGTCGAGGCGCAGGAGAATGTCTCGATGGATGTTTGTACGCAAGTGGCCGAGATCCTCCGCGGCGGGCTACCAACGGCAGCCGTCAACGCGCCATTGATCATGCCGGAGGAGTATCGCAAGCTGCAGCCGTTTGTACGGCTCATCGAGAAGATGGGCGGTCTGTACACGCAGCAtttcgtcggcggcagggGCGGCATGGTAGGTGGTCGAAAGTTTGAGCTCATCTACCAGGGCGACCTGGCCGGCACATCCAACACACGACCGCTGTTTGCCGCGTTGGTGAAGGGCCTCGTCTCGTCCATCAGCGACTCTGGCGGACGCGATGTCAACATTGTGAATGCCAGCTTGACGGCCAGGCAAaagggcatcatcatcagcgaGACGCACAGTGgggaggccaaggacgcTGCGTATGCCAGCATGGTGACGCTACGATCGCAcggtgaagatggagagcAGGTCATCGAGGGGTATGTGTCGGGACAGAGTATATACATCTCCAAGCTGGACCGGTTCAGCGCAACGTTCCAGCCGCAGGGGACCATGCTGGTGCTGCACAACTACGACGAGCCGGGTAAGATTGGCGGTGTAGGAATGGTCCTGGGCCGGCATGGTATCAACATCACCTTCATGCAGGTGGCCAGCCTGgacggagaggagaagaaggcggaggGGGGTAATGAGGCCCTCATGATTTTGGGTGTGAGGGGAGAAATTGGCGGTGAAGTGGTGGATGACTTGCAGCAAGCTGAGGGCATTCTGAACGTGAGCCTGGTGAGGTtgtga
- a CDS encoding Putative Arf GTPase activating protein produces the protein MSRRPPPNPAAERAAQNQLTIKSLLKLESNKVCADCKKNKHPRWASWNLGVFICIRCSGIHRGMGTHISRVKSVDLDSWTDEQLRSILSWGNARANKYWEAKLASGHVPSESKIENFIRTKYELKRWTMDGPIPDPASLDVDGDDDVPLSLVKEKQNVERRESVRKGSVGNSAAPSRNVTSPQPQIDLIGGDPIPRASTAGPQTGKVPPKSDPAPPKATSTKDSLLGLDFFGEPAAPPRPASTNNTGGMGGTSRPDLKQSILSLYASAPRPQPQQQQQQQQQQQQAPQVTGGAFGGMPSPTFGHQQQQSFGGMTDAFSSLSFSNTTSPKPAQADPFASLASPSNSNRSPPPASNNAFGGLSGGSFFDSKPAASAPLTHQKQPSSSSFGGFGWSSSPVPAPAQPQPKPTQPASSMGDLFDLSAPSQPAAAPSKPSPTPAASSVFNLSSNQAKSPPPAANPPAAATSTISSGNWSNSDVWGSNAWNTPDTNSAAAVPAAKPAEAPKSAFGGTGDFGGWGSSGVSSGLPTGSFANTPIVPGSSGGFSAAPKVAADEEFGGWTSSAEPAAGAGSAKPVGGSEDLFSNVWQ, from the exons ATGTCACGAAGACCGCCGCCAAACCCCGCTGCCGAGAGAGCGGCCCAAAACCAGCTGACAATCAAGAGTCTCTTGAAGTTGGAATCCAACAAAGTATGCGCCGACTGCAAAAAGAACAAGC ATCCGCGATGGGCTAGCTGGAATCTCGGTGTCTTCATTTGCATCCGGTGTTCGGGCATCCACCGTGGCATGGGTACGCACATTAGCAGAGTCAAGTCTGTCGACCTCGATTCCTGGACCGACGAACAGCTCCGAAGCATCCTCAGCTGGGGCAACGCCCGCGCGAACAAGTACTGGGAGGCCAAGCTGGCTTCTGGCCACGTCCCCTCCGAATCCAAGATCGAGAACTTCATCCGCACCAAGTACGAGCTCAAGCGATGGACGATGGACGGCCCCATTCCCGACCCCGCCAgcctcgatgtcgacggcgacgacgatgtgcCCCTGAGTCTggtcaaggagaagcagaacGTGGAGCGAAGGGAGTCGGTTCGCAAAGGTTCGGTTGGAAACTCGGCGGCCCCTTCCAGGAATGTTACTTCCCCACAGCCGCAAATCGatctcatcggcggcgatcCGATCCCCAGAGCAAGCACAGCTGGTCCGCAGACCGGAAAAGTGCCCCCCAAGTCCGACCCTGCGCCTCCCAAGGCCACGAGCACTAAGGATTCTCTCTTGGGGCTGGACTTCTTCGGCGAGCCCGCTGCTCCTCCACGACCCGCCAGTACCAACAACACAGGCGGCATGGGAGGAACTTCGCGGCCAGACCTCAAACAGTCTATTCTGTCGCTCTATGCCTCGGCTCCACGACCGCAAccccagcaacagcaacagcaacaacaacaacaacaacaggcCCCTCAGGTCACCGGCGGGGCTTTCGGAGGCATGCCCTCTCCCACCTTTGgacaccaacagcagcagtcgTTTGGCGGCATGACGGATGCCTTCAGCAGCCTCAGCTTCTCCAACACCACCAGCCCTAAGCCGGCCCAGGCAGACCCGTTCGCAAGCTTGGCCAGTCCTAGCAATAGCAACAgatcaccgccgcccgcgtcgaACAATGCGTTTGGCGGCCTCAGTGGTGGTAGCTTCTTCGACTCGAAGCCGGCAGCATCCGCGCCGTTAACGCATCAGAAGCAACCTTCGAGCAGTAGCTTTGGCGGATTTGGCTGGTCCAGTTCTCCTGTCCCGGCCCCCGCCCAGCCCCAGCCGAAACCTACTCAACCAGCGTCTTCCATGGGCGACCTTTTCGATCTGTCTGCCCCATCCCAACCCGCCGCTGCCCCTAGCAAGCCCTCTCCTActcccgccgcctcctccgtcttcaACCTCTCCTCGAACCAAGCCAAGTCACCGCCTCCCGCCGCCAATCCGCCCGCAGCCGCTACGAGCACGATCAGCTCAGGAAATTGGTCAAACTCGGATGTCTGGGGCTCCAACGCCTGGAACACCCCCGACACAAACAGCGCGGCTGCTGTGCCTGCCGCCAAGCCTGCCGAAGCACCCAAGTCCGCCTTTGGAGGAACCGGTGATTTTGGTGGATGGGGCTCGTCTGGGGTGTCTTCTGGACTGCCTACTGGATCGTTTGCCAACACGCCGATTGTGCCCGGCTCTTCTGGTGGCTTCAGTGCCGCGCCCAAGGTtgcggccgacgaggagttcGGTGGGTGGACCAGCAGTGCGGAACCCGCGGCCGGTGCCGGATCTGCCAAACCTGTCGGAGGCAGCGAGGACCTCTTTTCGAACGTTTGGCAGTAA
- a CDS encoding Putative BET1, SNARE domain-containing protein, translating into MSESYERERQNNARLDELSAKVSALRGVTVDIYDNARAHEVIDSTSETFSSMSTQLKGSAGRLTRMAASGNKVAILKLSGIIIGVFVVLYYIAKLFF; encoded by the exons ATGTCAGAATCATATGAGCGCGAGCGCCAGAACAATGcccgcctcgacgagctgTCGGCAAAGGTCTCAGCTCTCAGGGGCGTCACCGTCGACATTTACGACAATGCGCGCGCCCACGAGGTCATTGACAGTACC TCCgagaccttctcctccatgTCCACCCAGCTTAAGGGCTCCGCCGGCCGGCTAACCCGCATGGCCGCCTCAGGGAACAAGGTCGCCATTCTCAAGTTATCGGGTATCATCATCGGCGTCTTTGTCGTCCTCTACTACATTGCCAAGTTGTTTTTCtaa
- a CDS encoding Putative SH3 domain, ysc84 actin-binding domain, SH3-like domain superfamily, producing MGLHNPLPSSMASECKKCGKILTSFIDPRQAFSPDKIIPPSVLANAKGLAILTVLKAGFLGSGRFGSGLVVSRLPDGSWSAPSAIGTAGAGFGGQIGFELTDFVFILNDASAVKTFAQAGSLTLGGNVSIAAGPVGRNAEAAGAASLKSVAGIFAYSKTKGLFAGVSLEGSVIIERRDANEKLYGTRYTAAQILTGSVRSPPQAAPLMTILNSRSFNAGRTAPGNDAMYNDIPVYDQGHDDVVWNGRRGSGYGEGDANHRSSVFGPGHGPNSGADGASEFGGPKRSSTWQDDVYDRPSNGGAFGGAFGGLSRSNTGVSRSNTFASRGSHNDDYVYRDNPSSSFINEQKTGAPGRPAAPKPNFGSKTAMLKKNEAVALFTFEADQPGDLGFKKGDVITVLKKTENETDWWTGMIGTKHGIFPSNYVKMRD from the exons ATGGGCCTTCACAACCCGCTCCCGTCGTCCATGGCGT cGGAGTGCAAGAAATGCGGCAAAATTCTGACCTCTTTTATCGACCCTCGGCAAGCCTTCAGTCCCGACAAGATCATTCCTCCTTCTGTCCTCGCCAATGCGAAG GGTCTCGCGATTCTTACCGTACTCAAAGCCGGCTTCCTAGGCTCCGGTCGCTTCGGTAGCGGTCTCGTCGTCTCACGACTTCCCGACGGATCATGGAGTGCGCCAAGCGCCATCGGCACTGCCGGCGCTGGCTTTGGTGGACAAATCGGCTTCGAGTTGACTGACTTTgtcttcatcctcaacgACGCGAGCGCTGTCAAGACTTTCGCGCAGGCTGGTTCGTTGACGCTCGGTGGAAACGTTTCaatcgccgccggccccgtCGGTCgcaacgccgaggccgccggtgccgcctCGTTAAAGAGCGTAGCGGGCATCTTCGCCTACTCCAAGACTAAGGGCCTGTTCGCCGGCGTCTCGCTAGAGGGATCCGTCATTATCGAGCGCCGCGACGCGAACGAGAAGCTCTATGGCACTCGCTACACCGCCGCCCAGATTCTAACCGGCAGCGTCCGCTCTCCTCCTCAAGCCGCGCCGCTCATGACCATTCTCAACTCCCGCTCCTTCAATGCCGGCCGCACTGCCCCGGGAAACGATGCTATGTACAACGACATCCCTGTCTACGACCAGGGTCATGACGATGTGGTTTGGAATGGACGTCGGGGCAGTGGGTATGGAGAGGGTGACGCGAACCATCGCAGCAGCGTTTTCGGTCCTGGTCACGGCCCCAATTCgggtgccgacggcgccaGCGAGTTTGGCGGGCCTAAGAGATCCAGTACATGGCAGGATGACGTCTATGACCGGCCGAGCAATGGAGGCGCTTTTGGTGGAGCGTTTGGTGGACTTTCGCGTTCCAACACTGGAGTGTCACGGTCGAACACGTTTGCGTCAAGAGGAAGCCACAACGACGACTATGTCTACAGGGACAACCCTTCGTCCAGCTTCATCAACGAGCAAAAGACAGGCGCGCCTGGTAGACCTGCAGCGCCAAAGCCAAACTTCGGTTCAAAGACTGCTATGCTCAAGAAGAACGAGGCAGTTGCGCTGTTCACATTCGAGGCAGACCAGCCCGGTGACCTTGGATTCAAGAAGGGTGACGTCATCACAGTGCTCAAGAAGACAGAGAACGAAACCGACTGGTG GACGGGTATGATTGGCACAAAGCACGGCATCTTCCCCAGTAACTACGTGAAGATGCGTGACTGA
- a CDS encoding Putative serine/threonine-protein kinase, active gives MDSSQSATLSNGTSQRRKLTKKPPSSYQQHTRSSSGLDGGIDALSLQSKRSSTSLRRAPSAPPARTTPSNAAAAASAAAILPGVASSAAASNSSSPRHLPSTQTHLPNPSPVLPQGQFAGFAPSPTAYYHPQTQTQTQTSTFHAHTHAHGYANANANASAAFSPHHHQNFNHQNTFYQNKNNNSNNVDSSPVANGVGVGIAHSSDRSLDPSATSPLSSQPNDEFIGAPFDGAAVLSRIEQTKSPVTAQPQPYQSLYQRQNAPAPLLKSATDSRIRSPALRQSQSFTNDTAMMNEKSQGGRMTESSMMSPKRYSDEAKEPRMGVLRKKSGFSGFMNSLVGTPKKPVISAPENPVHVTHVGYDSSTGQFTGLPKEWQRLINESGIPEKERRENPQTMVDIITFYKETTERPAEDQVLEKFHDARAPDYRQYANANANSPSGAMSPGMYPPTSYMGMSPMISPPASPRFPTVNHEGSFENPRQPPPVPGVVGVKGSGVKDINLMPSRPAPKPPVSLPMRSAASPYPAKDSGIGMSQPGEDLPPVAYQPPKENVPMLPEEHRTRSRSNSRVGASPAYVPPTPNPQNPQANLYQQQLLQQQQEQALAQAQAAMSGQISRAPSKRQPAQQSTPPQSQPQYPQGTTANGGPGQRQQVGVPGAPGSRPRHRPRQSTGIDVVAALKRICSDGDPREVYKNFNKIGQGASGGVYTGYERGSNRLVAIKQMNLEQQPKKDLIINEILVMKDSSHPNIVNFIDSYLCGGELWVVMEFMEGGSLTDVVTFNIMTEGQIASVCRETLKGLQHLHSKGVIHRDIKSDNILLSMEGNIKLTDFGFCATINEAQNKRTTMVGTPYWMAPEVVTRKEYGRKVDIWSLGIMAIEMIEGEPPYLTESPLRALWLIATNGTPHIKEESNLSPVFRDFLYFALKVDPEKRASAHDLLRHEFMKGCVDLSQLSPLVRAAREARLAEKARKGQ, from the exons ATGGATAGCAGCCAGAGCGCGACTCTTTCCAACGGCACCTCCCAACGTCGCAAGCTTACCAAGAAGCCCCCCTCGTCCTACCAGCAGCACACACGCTCCTCGAGTGGTCTCGATGGTGGCATCGACGCCCTATCGCTCCAGAGCAAACGGAGCTCTACCTCGCTGAGACGCGCCCCTTCCGCTCCACCTGCTCGGACGACCCCCTCAaacgctgccgccgctgcttcGGCCGCTGCTATTCTTCCTGGTGTTGCTTCTTCTGCCGCCGCTTCCAACAGTTCTTCTCCCCGCCACCTTCCCTCAACGCAGACGCACCTTCCCAATCCCTCCCCCGTCCTGCCTCAGGGTCAGTTCGCCGGATTCGCTCCTTCCCCAACTGCCTACTACCACccccagacccagacccagacccagacctCCACCTTCCACGCTCACACTCACGCTCACGGCtacgccaacgccaacgccaacgccagtGCCGCCTTCtctcctcaccaccaccagaaCTTCAACCACCAAAACACTTTCTaccaaaacaaaaacaaTAACAGCAACAACGTCGACAGCTCCCCCGTTGCTAAcggtgtcggtgtcggtaTTGCCCACAGCAGTGATCGGTCACTTGACCCCTCAGCGACGTCGCCTCTGTCGTCACAACCCAACGACGAATTCATCGGCGCTCCATTTGACGGCGCTGCGGTCCTGAGCCGCATCGAGCAGACCAAGTCGCCCGTCACTGCTCAACCCCAGCCCTACCAGAGTCTCTATCAGCGACAGAACGCCCCGGCGCCGCTTCTCAAGTCAGCCACCGATTCGCGCATCAGAAGCCCTGCCCTTCGACAATCCCAGAGCTTCACGAACGATACCGCGATGATGAACGAAAAGTCACAGGGCGGCCGGATGACGGAGAGCTCTATGATGAGCCCCAAGCGCTATTCGGATGAGGCAAAGGAGCCCCGGATGGGCGTCCTGCGCAAGAAGTCGGGCTTCTCTGGGTTCATGAACAGCCTGGTCGGCAcgcccaagaagcccgtcatCTCGGCGCCTGAGAACCCCGTCCATGTCACTCACGTCGGCTACGACAGCTCGACCGGCCAATTCACT GGTCTCCCGAAAGAATGGCAAAGATTAATCAACGAAAGTGGAATTCCCGAAAAGGAACGCAGGGAAAACCCTCAGACCATGGTTGACATCATCACTTTCTACAAGGAGACGACCGAGAGGCCAGCCGAGGATCAAGTATTGGAGAAATTCCACGATGCCAGAGCGCCTGATTACCGTCAGTACGCGAACGCGAACGCGAACTCGCCGTCGGGCGCTATGTCGCCGGGCATGTATCCGCCAACAAGTTATATGGGTATGTCACCAATGATCAGTCCACCTGCGAGCCCTAGGTTTCCAACTGTCAATCATGAAGGATCTTTCGAAAACCCCCGTCAGCCGCCCCCCGTCCCGGGAGTCGTTGGAGTCAAAGGCTCCGGCGTCAAGGACATCAACCTGATGCCCAGCCGTCCGGCCCCGAAGCCTCCCGTCAGCCTCCCGATGAGGTCCGCTGCCTCCCCCTACCCCGCCAAGGACTCCGGCATTGGAATGTCTCAGCCTGGTGAGGACCTGCCCCCGGTCGCATACCAACCGCCCAAGGAGAACGTCCCCATGCTTCCCGAGGAGCACCGAACCCGATCCCGATCCAACTCACGTGTCGGCGCCTCCCCAGCCTACGTGCCGCCGACTCCTAACCCGCAGAACCCGCAGGCGAACCTgtaccagcagcagcttttgcagcagcagcaagagcAGGCTTTGGCACAGGCGCAAGCGGCCATGTCTGGCCAGATCAGCCGCGCCCCGAGTAAGAGACAGCCCGCCCAGCAATCGACCCCACCCCAATCGCAGCCCCAGTACCCCCAGGGCACCACGGCCAACGGCGGTCCcggccagcggcagcaggTTGGCGTTCCCGGCGCTCCTGGCTCCAGGCCTCGGCACCGACCCCGCCAGAGCACTGGCATCGATGTCGTCGCGGCACTCAAGCGCATCTGCTCCGACGGAGATCCTCGCGAAGTCTACAAGAACTTCAATAAGATTGGACAAGGCGCGTCTGGCGGTGTTTACACTGGCTACGAGCGAGGATCCAACCGTCTGGTCGCCATCAAGCAAATGAATCTCGAGCAGCAACCCAAGAAGGATTTGATCATCAACGAAATCCTGGTCATGAAGGACAGCTCCCACCCCAACATTGTCAACTTCATCGACAGCTACCTTTGCGGAGGCGAGCTCTGGGTGGTGATGGAATTCATGGAGGGTGGGAGTCTGACTGATGTTGTCACTTTCAACATCATGACCGAGGGACAGATTGCATCTGTCTGCCGGGAAACGCTTAAGGGCCTGCAGCACCTCCATTCTAAGGGTGTCATCCACCGCGATATCAAGTCGGACAACATTCTCCTATcgatggagggcaatatCAAGCTGA CCGACTTCGGTTTCTGCGCAACTATCAACGAGGCCCAAAATAAGCGTACCACTATGGTTGGCACACCTTATTGGATGGCCCCTGAAGTCGTCACTCGCAAGGAGTATGGGCGCAAAGTGGATATTTGGTCTCTTGGCATCATGGCCATTGAGATGATTGAGGGAGAGCCGCCCTACCTGACAGAATCACCTCTTAGAGCGTTGTGGCTGATCGCTACCAACGGCACCCCTCACATCAAGGAGGAGTCCAACCTGTCGCCAGTCTTCCGTGACTTTCTCTACTTTGCACTTAAGGTAGACCCTGAGAAGAGAGCAAGTGCACATGATCTCTTGAGA CATGAATTCATGAAGGGTTGTGTTGATCTCTCTCAGCTGTCGCCATTGGTGCGTGCTGCCAGAGAAGCACGTCTTGCGGAAAAGGCTAGGAAGGGACAGTAG